Proteins encoded in a region of the Triplophysa rosa linkage group LG6, Trosa_1v2, whole genome shotgun sequence genome:
- the znf148 gene encoding zinc finger protein 148 isoform X2 — protein sequence MNIDDKLEGMLMKCGPVGLHHPSRGLGSSRVDGRGRRGSLDMTIGERSLANHPLLAEDDDDEDDDLVGGVLTSHDLISQEDLMVHEETAKNDGEDGPAFSPRITHKLHYTLNMPMNIKQEMKMPDSLILNKKEKKHGRDPNDCLKKKKRKQRSPAKILTINEDGSLGHQNPKSHVCEHCNAAFRTNYHLQRHVFIHTGEKPFQCNQCDMRFIQKYLLQRHEKIHTGEKPFRCDECGMKFIQKYHMERHKRTHSGEKPYQCDYCHQYFSRTDRVLKHRRMCHENKDRKVQKAAAKDVPYHSPETLGLSFPVKECTLPKKKRQKTSDKSRVSLTSPIVPEKAVEADTEEKTDDRLDKNECLPLYAVATKVKDEYVVTDYSVELPDSPPVNRHLAGEESNDEIICPPKLVLKKIASRKGMKQQSLEPSQSLSPLSSFEESKETRYTFEIVDNKGLLDVETNPDMESVDALQAGHAKPTGSSTNYDDAMQFLKKRRYLQALPTTNASRDFALNVSSIVTQPSVTQVAVASVIDETVPATILSETQTLNVEIKSSSEKNVLPDEVLQTLLDHYSNKANGQAEISFSVADTEVTSSISINSSDESSPSESLGTGSQAPPAEKASLLQEYSKFLQQALERTSQNDTYLNNQSLTFVNDSASLAGQPLFSTEKQFSSPSRFRPSMNSPLRSTLEKPSFSLLVDSQHSFSFSGDETNPSSVSPTEDFLDQVTPPKKTDAQNISQTFQMATFEQNFRSQFSSSRSGISSQFSIASGQVSLRGHGGTDFPEFSLVSETRTQLTSSPDASSSQTFG from the exons ATGAACATTGATGACAAGTTGGAGGGGATGCTTATGAAATGTGGCCCTGTGGGGCTTCACCACCCATCTCGAGGCTTGGGTTCTTCAAGGGTGGATGGAAGAGGAAGGAGAGGCAGTTTAGATATGACAATTGGGGAGCGAAGTCTGGCCAATCACCCGCTTTTGgcagaggatgatgatgatgaagatgatgaccTGGTGGGTGGAGTGCTGACCTCACATGATCTGATATCCCAGGAAGACCTGATGGTTCACGAGGAGACAGCGAAAAATGACGGAGAGGATGGACCAGCTTTCTCACCACGAATCACTCATAAATTACACTATACGCTCAATATGCCA ATGAATATAAAGCAAGAGATGAAAATGCCAGATTCGTTGATTCTGAATAAGAAGGAGAAGAAACACGGGAGGGACCCAAATGACTGTCTTAAAAAGAAGAAGAGAAAGCAACGCTCGCCTGCAAAG ATTCTCACTATTAATGAAGACGGGTCCCTTGGCCACCAGAATCCAAAATCCCACGTTTGTGAACACTGCAATGCCGCTTTTCGGACAAACTACCATTTACAAAGACACGTTTTCATTCATACAG GTGAAAAACCATTCCAGTGCAATCAGTGTGACATGCGTTTTATTCAGAAGTACCTTCTTCAGAGACATGAGAAAATCCACACAG GAGAAAAGCCTTTTCGCTGTGATGAGTGTGGAATGAAATTTATCCAGAAGTATCACATGGAAAGGCACAAGAGGACACACAGCGGAGAGAAGCCCTACCAGTGTGACTACTGCCATCAG TATTTCTCCAGAACTGACAGAGTACTGAAGCACAGACGCATGTGCCACGAGAACAAGGACAGAAAGGTGCAGAAAGCTGCGGCCAAAGACGTCCCTTATCACAGCCCGGAGACCTTAGGGTTATCATTTCCTGTCAAGGAGTGCACGCTTCCCAAGAAGAAACGTCAAAAGACCTCTGACAAAAGTCGAGTCTCACTCACAAGTCCCATTGTTCCAGAAAAAGCAGTAGAAGCTGATACTGAGGAGAAAACGGATGACAGGCTCGATAAAAACGAGTGCCTTCCTCTTTACGCAGTAGCCACCAAAGTTAAAGATGAGTACGTCGTGACAGATTATTCTGTTGAGCTCCCTGATTCCCCACCTGTCAACCGGCATCTTGCAGGGGAGGAGTCTAATGATGAGATCATATGTCCTCCAAAACTTGTCCTGAAGAAGATTGCCAGCAGGAAGGGTATGAAACAGCAGTCTCTAGAGCCGTCTCAAAGTCTCTCTCCCTTGTCCTCATTTGAAGAAAGCAAAGAAACAAGATACACGTTTGAGATCGTGGATAACAAAGGCCTTTTGGACGTTGAGACCAACCCTGACATGGAGTCCGTAGATGCCTTACAGGCAGGACATGCAAAACCGACTGGAAGTAGCACAAACTACGACGACGCCATGCAGTTTCTCAAGAAGAGGCGTTACCTTCAAGCGCTACCTACGACGAACGCTAGCCGAGACTTTGCGCTAAACGTGAGCAGCATCGTTACGCAGCCCTCCGTCACTCAGGTGGCTGTAGCGAGCGTCATCGATGAGACTGTTCCCGCCACGATTCTCTCCGAGACTCAGACTCTGAATGTGGAGATCAAGTCCAGCAGCGAGAAGAATGTTCTCCCAGATGAAGTCCTGCAGACCCTTCTCGATCACTACTCCAATAAGGCCAACGGGCAAGCTGAGATTTCCTTCAGTGTGGCTGACACGGAGGTGACGTCTAGCATCTCCATTAACTCCTCAGATGAAAGCAGCCCCTCCGAGTCTTTGGGTACCGGCTCGCAAGCGCCCCCAGCAGAGAAGGCGAGCCTTCTTCAAGAGTACTCCAAGTTTCTCCAGCAAGCGCTAGAAAGGACCAGTCAGAACGACACCTACCTAAACAACCAGAGTcttacatttgtaaatgacaGTGCCAGTCTTGCAGGGCAGCCTTTGTTTTCCACCGAGAAGCAGTTCAGCTCCCCATCCCGGTTCAGGCCGAGCATGAACTCTCCTTTGAGATCCACCTTGGAGAAACCCAGTTTTAGCCTTTTAGTAGATTCCCAACACTCCTTCTCCTTTTCTGGTGATGAGACTAACCCCTCTTCAGTTTCGCCAACTGAAGACTTTCTCGACCAGGTAACCCCTCCTAAAAAGACAGATGCACAAAATATCAGTCAGACATTTCAAATGGCCACTTTTGAGCAGAATTTTCGATCTCAGTTTTCAAGCTCCCGATCTGGAATATCTTCACAGTTTAGCATTGCCAGCGGACAAGTTAGCCTGAGAGGACACGGAGGAACAGATTTCCCAGAGTTCTCTCTTGTCAGTGAAACAAGAACTCAACTAACCTCATCTCCAGATGCGTCGAGCAGCCAAACCTTTGGCTAA
- the znf148 gene encoding zinc finger protein 148 isoform X1 → MNIDDKLEGMLMKCGPVGLHHPSRGLGSSRVDGRGRRGSLDMTIGERSLANHPLLAEDDDDEDDDLVGGVLTSHDLISQEDLMVHEETAKNDGEDGPAFSPRITHKLHYTLNMPMNIKQEMKMPDSLILNKKEKKHGRDPNDCLKKKKRKQRSPAKVYFQASEIKILTINEDGSLGHQNPKSHVCEHCNAAFRTNYHLQRHVFIHTGEKPFQCNQCDMRFIQKYLLQRHEKIHTGEKPFRCDECGMKFIQKYHMERHKRTHSGEKPYQCDYCHQYFSRTDRVLKHRRMCHENKDRKVQKAAAKDVPYHSPETLGLSFPVKECTLPKKKRQKTSDKSRVSLTSPIVPEKAVEADTEEKTDDRLDKNECLPLYAVATKVKDEYVVTDYSVELPDSPPVNRHLAGEESNDEIICPPKLVLKKIASRKGMKQQSLEPSQSLSPLSSFEESKETRYTFEIVDNKGLLDVETNPDMESVDALQAGHAKPTGSSTNYDDAMQFLKKRRYLQALPTTNASRDFALNVSSIVTQPSVTQVAVASVIDETVPATILSETQTLNVEIKSSSEKNVLPDEVLQTLLDHYSNKANGQAEISFSVADTEVTSSISINSSDESSPSESLGTGSQAPPAEKASLLQEYSKFLQQALERTSQNDTYLNNQSLTFVNDSASLAGQPLFSTEKQFSSPSRFRPSMNSPLRSTLEKPSFSLLVDSQHSFSFSGDETNPSSVSPTEDFLDQVTPPKKTDAQNISQTFQMATFEQNFRSQFSSSRSGISSQFSIASGQVSLRGHGGTDFPEFSLVSETRTQLTSSPDASSSQTFG, encoded by the exons ATGAACATTGATGACAAGTTGGAGGGGATGCTTATGAAATGTGGCCCTGTGGGGCTTCACCACCCATCTCGAGGCTTGGGTTCTTCAAGGGTGGATGGAAGAGGAAGGAGAGGCAGTTTAGATATGACAATTGGGGAGCGAAGTCTGGCCAATCACCCGCTTTTGgcagaggatgatgatgatgaagatgatgaccTGGTGGGTGGAGTGCTGACCTCACATGATCTGATATCCCAGGAAGACCTGATGGTTCACGAGGAGACAGCGAAAAATGACGGAGAGGATGGACCAGCTTTCTCACCACGAATCACTCATAAATTACACTATACGCTCAATATGCCA ATGAATATAAAGCAAGAGATGAAAATGCCAGATTCGTTGATTCTGAATAAGAAGGAGAAGAAACACGGGAGGGACCCAAATGACTGTCTTAAAAAGAAGAAGAGAAAGCAACGCTCGCCTGCAAAGGTTTATTTTCAGGCATCTGAGATTAAA ATTCTCACTATTAATGAAGACGGGTCCCTTGGCCACCAGAATCCAAAATCCCACGTTTGTGAACACTGCAATGCCGCTTTTCGGACAAACTACCATTTACAAAGACACGTTTTCATTCATACAG GTGAAAAACCATTCCAGTGCAATCAGTGTGACATGCGTTTTATTCAGAAGTACCTTCTTCAGAGACATGAGAAAATCCACACAG GAGAAAAGCCTTTTCGCTGTGATGAGTGTGGAATGAAATTTATCCAGAAGTATCACATGGAAAGGCACAAGAGGACACACAGCGGAGAGAAGCCCTACCAGTGTGACTACTGCCATCAG TATTTCTCCAGAACTGACAGAGTACTGAAGCACAGACGCATGTGCCACGAGAACAAGGACAGAAAGGTGCAGAAAGCTGCGGCCAAAGACGTCCCTTATCACAGCCCGGAGACCTTAGGGTTATCATTTCCTGTCAAGGAGTGCACGCTTCCCAAGAAGAAACGTCAAAAGACCTCTGACAAAAGTCGAGTCTCACTCACAAGTCCCATTGTTCCAGAAAAAGCAGTAGAAGCTGATACTGAGGAGAAAACGGATGACAGGCTCGATAAAAACGAGTGCCTTCCTCTTTACGCAGTAGCCACCAAAGTTAAAGATGAGTACGTCGTGACAGATTATTCTGTTGAGCTCCCTGATTCCCCACCTGTCAACCGGCATCTTGCAGGGGAGGAGTCTAATGATGAGATCATATGTCCTCCAAAACTTGTCCTGAAGAAGATTGCCAGCAGGAAGGGTATGAAACAGCAGTCTCTAGAGCCGTCTCAAAGTCTCTCTCCCTTGTCCTCATTTGAAGAAAGCAAAGAAACAAGATACACGTTTGAGATCGTGGATAACAAAGGCCTTTTGGACGTTGAGACCAACCCTGACATGGAGTCCGTAGATGCCTTACAGGCAGGACATGCAAAACCGACTGGAAGTAGCACAAACTACGACGACGCCATGCAGTTTCTCAAGAAGAGGCGTTACCTTCAAGCGCTACCTACGACGAACGCTAGCCGAGACTTTGCGCTAAACGTGAGCAGCATCGTTACGCAGCCCTCCGTCACTCAGGTGGCTGTAGCGAGCGTCATCGATGAGACTGTTCCCGCCACGATTCTCTCCGAGACTCAGACTCTGAATGTGGAGATCAAGTCCAGCAGCGAGAAGAATGTTCTCCCAGATGAAGTCCTGCAGACCCTTCTCGATCACTACTCCAATAAGGCCAACGGGCAAGCTGAGATTTCCTTCAGTGTGGCTGACACGGAGGTGACGTCTAGCATCTCCATTAACTCCTCAGATGAAAGCAGCCCCTCCGAGTCTTTGGGTACCGGCTCGCAAGCGCCCCCAGCAGAGAAGGCGAGCCTTCTTCAAGAGTACTCCAAGTTTCTCCAGCAAGCGCTAGAAAGGACCAGTCAGAACGACACCTACCTAAACAACCAGAGTcttacatttgtaaatgacaGTGCCAGTCTTGCAGGGCAGCCTTTGTTTTCCACCGAGAAGCAGTTCAGCTCCCCATCCCGGTTCAGGCCGAGCATGAACTCTCCTTTGAGATCCACCTTGGAGAAACCCAGTTTTAGCCTTTTAGTAGATTCCCAACACTCCTTCTCCTTTTCTGGTGATGAGACTAACCCCTCTTCAGTTTCGCCAACTGAAGACTTTCTCGACCAGGTAACCCCTCCTAAAAAGACAGATGCACAAAATATCAGTCAGACATTTCAAATGGCCACTTTTGAGCAGAATTTTCGATCTCAGTTTTCAAGCTCCCGATCTGGAATATCTTCACAGTTTAGCATTGCCAGCGGACAAGTTAGCCTGAGAGGACACGGAGGAACAGATTTCCCAGAGTTCTCTCTTGTCAGTGAAACAAGAACTCAACTAACCTCATCTCCAGATGCGTCGAGCAGCCAAACCTTTGGCTAA